In the genome of Thunnus thynnus chromosome 6, fThuThy2.1, whole genome shotgun sequence, the window TCGTCATAGACGTGCACAGTAAGGCGGTTGTCTGTATCGCTGTATTTCTCTATAGTGAGCTGAAGTGAAACAAGTGCACaaaaattaggtaaataaatattaacaatatctatttatctaaatttaaaatattaacaatattaattcacaacacataaataaatgtgggCCTTATGGATGACAGATGGACCAGTGAGTCTccatcttaaaaacaaatctgcatTTTCACACTGTCTATATGGTTCTTGATATACATCAATGtttgcaataaaacaaaataacgaAACTGACTTATGAGGAAGTAATTCGGTCAAACCAAATCAAGAAAACAGTTTGACCTATAGATGAATCAGTCAGATGAATAACgaatcagcattttgtgttGCCTAATAACCGCAACTTTCAGTTTTAGTGCTGAGTTTACAAGTTACTGAAGTCAACAACCGTCTAACAGTtgaagaaaacatcatgttaatagagttgATGTGCAGTGTTAGTATTTGTATTAAAAGGTCTGTTAAtccttttacatgttttaatcttgtgctttgacttttgtttgttaggatgtcctttagtttacatttggagACAGATGgtgcctttaaaaatatttacagagcAGTAATCCATCTACATACAGGTGGAAGTCAGAccttatttatgtttttgtcttttctccttaAACTTCTTCTTTCCATCTTGAATCAGTTGGGTCTTTTCTTTAAACACCATTAAGTTACATCCTGCAATTTTTCCTCATTTGTGTCttctctctcctgattccttcactcactctgaaaatctaaaaagcttccttttaaaaatctgacagagcatgaagcagaactttaacttgtacggtgttaattacagtaattgtggacaaactACACACAGTGTGAATGCATCAGCAGTCCagctatccaaactatcaagctaACGTCACATTAacaatgtaatgtaaagcagcagcaccTGATAAACTAGTTGGTTGAAACAACATTGatgtaaattttaaaaactttagcTTCACTGAAGAGCTTTTCTAGCTACTTACTTTGTTGTCTAATGTCTGACATTGTTATTTGATGCCGTAAACGTcatttaatgtcatatatgtTCCTCTGAGCTCTGATTCATTTGTCTGCCCCATGAAAGTGGCTCCAGTTTGCCTGCTAGCTTCAGCAcggagggtttgtttgttttaaacaccTGAATAGCAGGAGTCAGTGGTGTAGAAGCTACAACAAACTGCAGTAGGAAGCCAGTCTGAGCTAACAGCTGTAAAGTGTAAATGCTATTTCTGAATTTGAAAGGTGGCTAAACAGCGTTTTTGTGTGGTCAGCGCTAATGCTATACTGCTAGCATaagttacatttgtttttatttgtttctttcgAGAGGGGCGGGGTCAAtggtaggggaaacactgtacatAAAGTGaggacaagtttttttttaatgacttaaCTTGTCCAGTGGGGCAGGTAAATTTCTCTTCCACTTGTGCTATTAAAAAATCCACTTGTCCCGGACAAGCGGACAAGCCTTAATGTCGAGCCCTGTGTAACAGGTTTCTATTAGACATAGAGGAGAGTGTTTCTCTTCCCTTGTGACGGTTGAAGGGAATGTTGGGTTCCTTTGCTCAGATGCCAGTAAAGATGCCATAAGCACACATTTTCTGGTAGATGGCTGTATGGCTCCAGCGCCTCACTCTTGGCCCAGAATATCACACCCACCAGTAAACTGTTGGTGCACTCCAACCACAGAAGGTTAACAGTGATGTAGGCAGGTACACTTAAGCCAAAGACTGTACAGGCCACAGTCACAGCGAGATAAGGCATCCAAAATGTACTGAAGCCCAGTGTTAGGCTGAGCCACAGAGGCGGTCGTGGCTGGATGGACCCCTCCAGATAATTCTCCTCACCACTTTTTGTCTCCACGCGGGTGATCGAAGTGAAAATCAAGTCGCTCCTTATGTTCTCTTGTTGTTCCCTCGCTTCAGACAACATGTCAACCTTGTTCACCCACTGGGGAATCTTTGACCAAAAGGGCACCATTGTGATAATCACTGCAGTGAAAATCACCAAAGTGAAGTAGGTAATGAGTTTGGCCTCCTCTACTTCACACACCAGAGCCTTTACCCCTGTCACGTAATCCAGTTCCATCAGCTTGCCGTTGACAGAACCATAGGAGTAAATACCAGCTAGCATCCACACCAGCAATGTCAAGACCACGTTCCTTAGGGATTTGCAGAAGGTGCTCTGGTTGCCGATGCAGGTATCTTCCAAATAGTAGTCCATTAAACCCAGGCACATCATGGGCAGTGGCAGCGCTCCGTATGTTGCCGAGGCATAAGCCAAGAGGTAGCAGGGTGGCACAAGAGACCTTTCAGCCCCAAGAAACCACACAGTTGCCATAAAAAATGCCATCACCATGTCAGCCAAGACGATGGACAGGCTGCACGTGCTTAAAAAGGAGGCATTCAGCTTCTTGCAGCATGAGCACAATACAGCTGCATCCAGTCCTACCTTGAAAAGTATAAGAAACAGAAACTGCTTATTGTTGTCTGTGTGACAGCTAGACTCCCCCTCCCAATGCTCTATAATGGCCAGCATTTTGGCGGTGTGGATAGTTTGGAGAGATGATGGCGGCTTGAGCAGCATTTAGTTCAGTATCAAGATGCTCCAGGAAATGCTGTCAAAGAGAAGATAATATTGGTTAACAACCATGGCTATacaaacaataaagtaaaagcATGTGCTAACAACCTTTGGCATGATCTAACAAAAGATGGTTGAGTAAATAACAAGTACGTTAACAGCCTAAATAAATATTATTGCCTTTGCTGTTTGAATGGCACCACTGCCCTTTTTCCCTGATGGTTAATGTAATAAAAGTTAGTTAGTTCATTTAGTgagttaattttatttttttatgtttttaatgtgttttcgGGTTGTCTGTCCGTCCCTCCGTCGGTCCCATTTTCGTTAACgcaatatctcaggaacaccttgaggaaatttcttcaaatttggcacaaacctCAACTTGGACTTGAGAATGAACTGAAtcataaaatgcaaaaacacttttctggccattattcaacactAACTCAGGGGAGataacagaaggggagattatgaccatatttcacatttgattggatactgaattggtgacactaaacACACttaatgccttttattaaattccttcaaagtcttcactacaaatattatgagtctgcACAGACATGGATGtgaactgcaacttgactggttggtggaGGCGTACAACCATGAGGTGGTATTTCTAGTTTTATGTTAGTTGAGATGGTCTGTGTTTCAGGTAAGGTGGCCGACCTCTGCTATAAAACACTGTGGGAAGCCCTGACAGTACACACGAGTACCAAAGACTCATTCAGCACTCCACTAACAGATACATATATAAAATCTGGCGTGTGTTTACCCcagaattcttttttttttttttttgcgtcgAAGACAAAACTAGATTAAATTGAAGTATAGGCAGGTTGAACAATGAGAGGTCACATTGGATTGGTCAATGTGTGCTAAATATACCTTATTTTATTGCCAGATAGGGTGTAATTGTAACCTCTTAGTATAATTTCTTATCACACAACACACTAGGTTCAGTTACACGTACTGTACATCAATGATAGGCAAATAGTGGCCTGTGGGCCAAATCTAACCctgcagcaaaaatatttggccccCAGATGAAAGTTCTGATTTTCATAGGTTACATCAAAACTTTCACataatttttcacaaatctactgtagataaaataaacacaaggctcCTCTTAATTATTGTAATATAACCTTGTTACATCAAACACTGTCCCCACACGAGGAGAGGCGTTAAAACTACGGTTGCTTCATGTGATTTGAACAGTGAACGGTGCTgaaattaagtctaataaaCCTCCcagaaattaaagtttaatgtgtgaattccaCAACTTTAGCCTGTGAGAtcagaacagatttgttcttcacaaacacaaatggtgTATTGATGCtgatgcagatttttttccccctcagatACAGTTTTTAACAGTCTTACAAGTCTATTATAttcttaaatgaatgaaaagaaataaacaaaacataggTCTGTCTGTGCCGGTTAACGGCCCCACaatgaaaaatcctgaaaaaactTGCCATTGGTTGAACTAAATTACTGATCCTTGGTGTGGAGCATTTAACAGAACTGTCCCTCTGTATTTATTTTCCACATTCCTGACTTAGAGGAGACACCAGGAATAAGTCAAACACTGATCACAGTCACCAAATTTAACTTTTGAGGCACATCTAAAATGCAAAGGATACAACTGTCATTctgttaatgtacagtacactgACAATTATACATTTGACACTTTGACATTTGCAGTTGTTATCCTTGCAAACAGAATCGAATTGGCTTTTATCATTGCAGCCTTGAGACACTCCTTGGTATTCAAATATGTGGTATTCAAACTTCACACATGGCTCTTTCACCAATCAACTCTAACTTCCTTCTTTTGCAAAGTCAGTCAGTTCCATGTTAATATCTTTCAGCAACGCTACTCACTCCAGCAGCAAACACACCACCCTGAATTCCCTGCATTTAGTATCTGCATGATTTGTAACATTTATGGTGAATAAAGCAAAGTTTACTGTTGGAGGCATGCAGCATTTCCTCCCAGCTACCTCAACAAGTTAAAAACCAGAAGTAGCTTGTACCTCTATGTCCAGGCTTGTTGTAGTCCAGTGTGTTTCAGCAGAGATCCAGGTGCTTCTCTCTCATCCAGTAAAGCAATTTAGAAGCCCTGCATGCTTGCATGCTCGTGGCTCGCCTGCAAGGTGTATGACTGTTGTCAGATGGTGCGGTTTAGGCAGCTCAATGTCTCCACCCTCCCATTGtgaatacaaaaaacaaaaaaacttggGACACgccctctttgtgtcttcaaGGAAGCCGGCTTGTTTTGCCTCTCAAATGCCCCAGGTGACTACCTCTGGTTATGTCAATTTACATGTCCTATAACAGGTTACCCAGAGACGCAGCTTCTACTAACAATACTTGTGAGTTGAAACCACGCCCTGTCACTGGTTTTGTTCGCCCGCACTACGTCCCTATACAATTACACTATAATCCCATGAAACCATGTGAAGGGTTGAATGGGGGCCTCCTAAAGTTGCTTCCTTGAAATACTTAACCTGACTATAACAAGAACAGTTGTTATACATCTTGTACTTGGTTCTTTATAGTTATACTTGGCCTGAAGCTCTTCCTGATGCACAAGCTCTAGGGTAAAAGTAAAGAAGCATGTAAAAGAATTCCTCTATATGTAGTTTTCATGTAGCATTATAACGGAATtaggtatttttacattataaattAGCCTTACAAAAATAGCTCGGAACAGTTGTTGATTTAAACGCCTTGCAATTTAAAACGACTACATATTGGCAACGCACCTCTGCAGATCAAAATATGATtctgttttgttgattttatttcactttatcgCATGATCTCTGCTCAGTTGTTTGCTCTTTGggtttatttgctttctgtgtaaatattaaTGTCCGTGTACGTATAGGTCAAGTAAACTGCAGGAGAGTTAAAACAGGTGTAGCAGGTGTCTTCCTGGAGTTTGTACTTTTTGATGTGACTGTTATATGAAACCATTAGGCTTGTGTCCAAATCGGTTTAGTGCACttgctacttttttttctcatcttcctttacagtttttgtattttcttttgtatttcaaGGAATCCAGACCTTTTTGAAATTCGACACACTCATTCCAGCATCACAACAAAAGTATTGTAACTGTATAAATTCTTTAAAATGTAGACTCTAAAATCTCTGTATGATCTGATGAAGAAGCTTTTTACATGCTCTCTTACCTGTTGTCAGGCATTAGACTTAAGTGGACGTCACACCCCGACCAGAGAAAACCCTCCGTAGATAAAATGTTCCGTGGTCGATGTTTGTTCTGTGTCAACACTTTGCttctacatttcatttcatggcCTAGAAACTGTAAACGTATTGTCTAAATGGAAAAGACGGCGGGTGGGATCCAATGGCTGCTTGTTTCACTGTGAGACGTTTGTGTGCAGTGATGTCTCGGGGACAAACTGATCTTTTTACACCGGCATATTGTCtgttttcacacagacacacacagagacattgtTCTCACAGTCGGCAAACGTATATTTGCATGCCCCCTTGGAGTTGTGGGAGGCCTGGGTGGACAGACGCTCCGTGCTGCCAAACTCACAAACGCACTCTCATCAACATAAAGTTCATGGAGGCATTTATGCTCAGTAATGTGTTGCATCACGATTGTGGATTCTTCTCATTCACAGCTGTGCATTACTTATGCTTTGACCCCTGAGAAATGCTATCAGAACTGGGACAAAATAGCCTCTATTGTTTAGATAAGAGTCTGGTTGACGTTTCTAGCGAACAAGGAAGAAGCTAATGTGAAGGAAGAAAGATGAGAAGGAATCATACAGCTGTTATTCAGTAGAGGTAGAGGCTGTTTTCAAGTCTGTTGAGTTTAACTGCTCGGTCCGGTTTGAGCCTACAGGAACAAGAATGATCTGATTCTATTCAAATCAATGGGGTGTTTTTGCCAGAGGCCAAACTGATTTATATGTCTCAATCTTCATTGAACATCTCAACTGTTTATAAAAAGTTCtctcaactgttttttttcaggatgTCGGACGGATGAAGGTTGAGCTGTTTGCTGATGTGGTTCCAAAGACGGCAGAGAATTTCCGGTAAGGCTGCTCAGGTTATTGGATTGCATGGtctggtttattttttgtttgttttgtttgttgttgggtTGGATTAGACTATTTTTGAGTTTTGTAGCTGTAAGTGACAGTTTTGTTATCTCTTACAGGCAGTTCTGCACTGGAGAGTTCAGGTATGACGGTGAAGGGCACTACTACACCATCCCACACAGTGAACCAgacacacattacacattgtttATATATGCAAATATCCGATTAGTCCCAGCTTTTGGCTTCAGCCTCATTTTTGATTCATGAACATGTAAAACCTGTTTCCCTTCATCTGTTAAGGGATAAGGAACAAACCCTGATTATAATACAGGTACACAAAGAGCCATATCCTGCTGTAAGAAGATCATATCCTGACAACCtgatcaaagaaaaaaacaaatagtcTCATAAACTGTCTTTCAGTATTATGTCTACGTCTGAATGGATTTAATTGGAGAAAGTCAAAGAAAGCTTTTAACCCACAACGTTTGTGGCCAAATACTAAACATGATAGAGGATGTGCATTGTTACTGGCAGCGAGTCAATGAGGCTGATGGATTACCTCATAGTTAAATAACACGGAAGGTTTATGACACCATTTAACAGGACACCCCTTTAGGCATCCAACTCTGTTCCTTTATAATTATGTTACTAATATGCAAAGTAGGTCAAGTCAGTACATCCATATACACACTTTGAGTTTCagtatgaatgaaaaatgtggtacaaattaaatgtatttttttatattaataataaaatcagaGAGCGTTTTCATGAACACCTCAGTAAGCTCCCACAGAACAGGACCTGTTAAAATGCTTGTTGAGCAGCTGCCAGCCATTTACTATCAAAACTCACATCACATACATAGATGAGCCTGCTTTGAGAGAAGCGGAAAGATTTGGCAGCTTGttaaaggccccatgaaacggagcgtctttagcttctgtactgtgatgTGTTTCCCAGTGAAACCGAATATTTGAGCGGTGTACAGTTAAAAGAgagatttaaatcaaatcctttgcTGTTGATTAGACCACTAAAAAGTGGATGGAGCTACAGAGGCctgttggctccacacacacctccctcaactgttgttagatcaggaggaagaggaagagataaATGAATTAGACCaaattgtttttgaaatgagaactcactgatatccaaacacacatctcttcctttctctctccatatTGCTCTTTTAGCTACTACGGCCCACAAATGGTGAAGTGCAGTTTTATATGACCAATGTGGCTAGCTACTcacccaaagtcacatttgattggatgaaaTTTTGTAAACGCTCCTGAATACAGGATGTGTCAATAAACATTTGAAACCATTTTACAGGATGtttttttgatgtaaaaaatactgtgatgctgatatttttgacacatatttggcatataacaagaaataaatgaacacGGACACTTgattaaaactgtgaaaatgtatttttcagttcaTGGGGGCCTTTAAACAATACAATATGTTTGTCTTTATCGCTAACTTCATTTTGTCCCGTCTCAAACTTGTGTCCTACAGGAAGGATGGAGTCCCCATTGGTTACAAGGGCTGCACATTCCACAGGTACAAACATGGCAGTTTGATGTGTGTAGCTCACATTGTACTCGGATGTTGGaaagataaacatttttaatgatttttaataCTTTTGAATGATTGTAATTCATCTAGAAACCCCACATCCTCTGGTGGCTTTTAAAGTTATTTAACAAGAACACAAGTCCGATCCTGGACACAGAATGAAATAATAGCAGTCAGATGAGTTTgttttgagttgagtttttttgtttaatattgtaTATGCACCATCTAGATACATacatcaaaatgaaatatacagtatattgaaaaCACTGATCTGTTGGCCAGATTAAACAACAGTAGTCATGTCAATTTGCTTTATATCAATTTGTTTTATAGCGACTATCAACacatcatatacatttttatttcctatCAAAGGTGAGCTTTACTTCCGCAAATATGAGTttattcatatgtttttattgttcattgACAGGGTGATCAAAGACTTTATGATACAAGGAGGGGACTTTGTAAATGTGAGTACATGCACACTTCTGCTGTCTGCTTAGTGATTTTAATAATATGGCATAATAAACAGCTTTGTTCATATGATGCAATCACAGTAATGTTAAAACGATCTGACTGTAAAAGATGATTGTCCCATAAACCATGCAAAGGAAGTGTTAAATTAAAAGCTGCTGGAGAAGCAAGGCTTTTTTTCAAACCTGAAGACATGGTGGTAGATGAATTGTACACTACGTCACTATAGGAAGTGAGCCATCATCAGTGAAGCACTTATGAAATTATCGAACATTTCTTGTATCCATTAAAGGGGAATTTACAGTTGcatttccataaagttgggggacttgcaagagacagattaaaaaaaaagtggtcaaaattgaagcaacagaggccaagatatcctgacttttagtccctagtatgAGTCAAGCTTCAAAAGCACttgatcctacatttcccataatgcaactcaacagCATCGTTCATTAGACGTTCCCTGCCTCTTAAATTCCCTCAATATTCAAACAGGTAATGTGTCAAATATGTTAAGTCTCAAGCCTGAAGGTGCGGTCACATGACCCCCGGAAaatgatgtgatgtcatgtttctGATGCAGGTCAGAAATAAATATCGAGCACAGAGATCATAAACTATAAACGGTGTATAAAAGTGATGCTACAGTTTGTAGTCTGGTTCTGTGATAGAGGTGATGAAACACACTAGAACAATAACTTATCCGTTTCCAAACACAGTTCAGAAGTGTTTCTATTGTCCGAACGACCATATCCGCCCAGTGAAAGGAAACCCACACTTGAATTTGTCAGTTGAACAGGCTTCAATACAAGTGAAAGTGTAACTAAATGAGTATTCATACGATGGAAATATAATGTGACGGCACCTTAACTCAAGATAACTGGATTATTTTCCTTGTAAAGCTCCCTCCATAACATTTAACAACAGCTTTCACAGGCTGTAGTACACTCCACATTAAGAAACATAATTGGTAAGATTTTCTTAATCTAACACATTATAGACTCTGAGAAATTGTAAAGATCAGTGAAGGAAGCTTAACTCAACCTACATGACAGGTGTTTTGTGATTTCGgagaggtctgtgtgtgtgccactgCCAACTAAAACCATCCAAAAAGCTCCCTGTAATGTTTGTAACGTTGTCCTGTGTGAGGAGGACACTTACTTAACCTGTACAGCGGCTCCATATTTTTCATTAAGGAGTGGCTTTATGGCTTCCTCATATTTGGCATGAGATTTGCTTGGGTAATAGAGTCTGAAAGCTGGTGACTCACACAAACGATTAACTAAACTAACTGACTAAACTAAAAGCATTAAAGCAAGTAGTTTGAGGAAGCAAACCATTAAATCAAGATCAGAGCTAAATTGTGGGAATGAATTGTGAGCTGTGAATTgagctgcaggaaaaaaaaaatcctttagtCTTCAGCCCTCTAGTGGTGAACATGTGAATTACAGCAAATCTAAACTTTTTGAACCTataattttctctttctctttggtGCTTTGTGAAGGGTGATGGAACCGGTATCTGCAGCATCTACAGAGGTCCATTTGCAGATGAGAACTTTCGGATGAAGCACTCTGCGCCTGGTCTTCTGTCCATGGTATGTGTGTCCATCAGTGCGCTGATGGCAGAGACACTCCTGTATcaggaaaaagtctttttaCAAATCTAGATATGGGTTTACTGCAGAATTTCTCTCCAAGCATTTTTTGTATATcctgtattatactgtatgaaataaTTTAGTTAGACCATAAGATTTGATTGATCCATTCAAAGTGAATGAACTCTGAACCttgttttaaagctgctatTTCTCAATATTGCTTCTCAGGCAAACAGTGGTCCAGGGACAAATGGTTGTCAGTTTTTCATCACCTGCACTAAATGTGACTGGTTAGATGGAAAGCATGTTGTTTTTGGTGAGTAAGTCTACAATATgaattatatattcatatttatttagaGATGAATGTTAATTTGTTTATGTGTCAGAGTTTAATTGTCTTATTCATGATTGTTTCAGGGAAAGTGGTCGATGGTTTGCTGATCATGAGAAAAATTGAGGTAAAAACCAAATTTTAAATGttgatttatattaatttaatagtcTACATTGCTAGAATTATATCATGTGATCCATTTGTCAGAAGTAAATCAGTCAAGAAACTTTAGACTGATCTGTTAAATTGACCAAAAtaccatgaaaataagaaaatgtattcaaacaACCTAAAAATTGTTTGGAAGCTGCTGAACACTAATCACTGAGTGATGAACATTTATGTAACATGTTTAAAGTTAAAGGCCTTCTCTTCCTCATACAGCAGTGTACTGACTTGTTACACGTCCCTGAATTATTTCACTCATATACATGTggaaaactatatatatatatatatatatataaaacatgtagTCAGAATGTGTGTGTCAAATGCAGGCTTCACTGACCTGATAAAACTTCAGTCACAAATATTTCAGAGCAGGTGTCCTACCGTACAGTAAATGATGTTCACGTTTACATGTTTATGTTGTAAATTTGTGCTGCTTCTTCCCAACAGAATGTTCCTACGGGACCCAACAATAAGCCCAAGCTGCCCATCCTCATTGCACAGTGTGGAGAGATGTGAGCCAGCTCGCTCAAAACACCGTGCTTggaaaaaggggaaaacaaCACAATCTCTGTAAACATGAAGTAGCGTCTCATTATTACTTCACAATCCTCAACAAACCTCAACCtacaaatttttttttgtcctgtatGGATGCCTTCTCCCAAAATACACATTGAAAGACATTATAGAAAGTTCAGCAGATTCCAGATGGGTTTCAAGTTTTGTTTGCTGAATATCATGTTCAACACTGTCATTGATGATTTTACGAATTTTGTGTATCCcgacataaaaagacaaataagaaaatgtcattttttctaaaaacaaatgagatgcTAATTCAGTTACTCTGTGTATCATTAAtgatcaataaattgttttacatttttttataaacatttgaAGGAGATTTGTTCgttttgaaaaaaaactgttcacaTCTGTATATGACATCATACTTAAAAGGTTTTTTGTTCCACTCAACCCTAAATGGTAGAGTATACCATTTAAAGTAGATGTGTGTAATTACTTTTGACATTAAGCTCACAGCAGTAACGAGGAATTTCAATTACTATCAACCACAGTTTCACAAAATCTGTTGTTATTAATGAGTAACAAAAATCTGAAAGTTTGAATCTATCAGgcctttttaatgtttttaaaccACATATCCATGGTTTGAAACTACTCTGAATTGCACATTTTATACTGTAGGAACATTGTGTTCCCAGTGCTTTTGTCAGCCAATTCTTCCCTCCTCATATATTTTTGACCATGAGAAACACAGGGACGTTTTCCTCAAGATCTTTAGCTTGGAAAGAGGTTGATTTTATCAGCATGGAATTGTACAGAGACGTAGTTTGACGGTGAAGTGATTGCGGGTAATAATCTCAACCTCATCCTTTGGGTGCAAACACTTTACAGCGAAAGGCGCGTGAGTCCTCCCGGCACACACTCCAGTGCCAAGCAATCCTCTGCTGAACTTATGGCTACCTCTTCTTATCCCAGCCATCCATACAAATCCAAGCCACCAGACCCCCTCCCCCATCCACCACGCTCTCCCTCTTCTGCCTTGGACCTCGTTTCCGTAGCACAAAAGAATCCTTTCAGATGGAGACTCTGTTCTTATGGAGGCAGgaagaaggttttttttttttttttttttttctttttttggagggggggtCTCTGGTCTCTTCATGGGGAGGCTTTCTGGGGTCAATGCTAAAGCCCATCTGTGGGAGAACGGGGCTTCGGCCATTAACAGCGAGCTCTTCACACATCAGCCAGTGCTCATAAACAGTGCCAGTGGAGCATTAACATGACAATAGGTGGAGGGGGGGGCTGCGGTGGGTTTGTCTCACACTCACAGTCTGGGTCTGTCTGCTCTGTGCTACTGGAAGTGGAGTTTCTGAATTCACTGTGGATAATGACCGCATTTAACCAGTTTATTGTGCAGGGCAATTTGAGTGGATAAGCAAATTGTATGTTATTATAAAAGGGTTCAGTGTCACTTGTGTACCCCTTCAAATTTAAGAAGGGTAATCATCTAAAAAACAATTGGCAGAAGTAGGAAAGAGGATTTTAAATGTCTCCCCTGTGAATCCCTGATTATTTCAGGAGAC includes:
- the ppih gene encoding peptidyl-prolyl cis-trans isomerase H, producing MSVQSTNPNNPIVFFDITIGGQDVGRMKVELFADVVPKTAENFRQFCTGEFRKDGVPIGYKGCTFHRVIKDFMIQGGDFVNGDGTGICSIYRGPFADENFRMKHSAPGLLSMANSGPGTNGCQFFITCTKCDWLDGKHVVFGKVVDGLLIMRKIENVPTGPNNKPKLPILIAQCGEM